ACCTGGTCCTGCTCGACCTCTACCTGCCCGACGGGCACGGCCTGCAACTGTGCGCCGCGCTGCGCGCCGCGGGCCACGGCGCGGACGTCATCGCCGTCACCTCCGCCCGCGACCTCGCCATGGTCCGGCAGGCCGTCAGCGCGGGCGTCGTCCAGTACCTGCTGAAGCCCTTCGGCGCCGCCGCCCTCGGCGACCGCCTGCGCCAGTACGCCCGCTACCGGGCCAACCTCGACCGGCCCGGCCAGGCGCTCGGCCAGGACGAGGTGGACCGGGCGCTGGCCCTGCTGCGCGGCAGCGACCGCAGCAGCCTCCCCAAGGGCCTGTCCGCCGACACCCTCGACACCGTCGCCGCCGCGCTGCGCGCCGCCCCCGACGGCCTCTCGGCCGGGGCCGCGGGCGAGGCCACCGGCGTCTCCCGGATCACCGCCCGCCGCTACCTCGAACACCTGGTCGCCACCGGCCACGCCACCCGCGAGCCCCGCTACGGCCAGGTCGGCCGCCCCGAGCTGGGCTACCGCTGGAGCGGCGGCTGAGGCGCCCCGCGCGGGGCTGCGCCCGGGCCGCCGGGTGGTTCAGGCGCGCTCGGCGAGGACCAGGTAGCGGGTCGGCTCGTCGGTGTAGGAGAGCGGGGCCCAGCCGTTGGCGGCGAGCAGCGGGAAGAGGTGCTCGCGGGCGCGCAGGTCGTCGGGGGTGAGCGGGCGGCCCTTACGGGCGGCCAGCGCGGCCCGGCCGAGCGCGTGGAAGAGCGCGAGCCGGCCGCCGGGGCGGGTGACCCGGGCGAGTTCGCGCAGGCCGGCGGCGGGGCCGGGCAGGTGGGAGATCAGCCCCGCGCCGAACACCAGGTCGGCGACCGCGTCGGGCAGCGGCAGCCGGGTGCAGTCGGCCAGCAGCAGGGCGGCGTCCGCGCGGTGGGCGCGGGCCCGGTCGAGCATCTCGGGCGTCAGGTCGACGCCCAGGACCGTGCCGTCCGGGCCGACGG
This is a stretch of genomic DNA from Kitasatospora fiedleri. It encodes these proteins:
- a CDS encoding response regulator, encoding MTGRPIRVLVVEDDPVAADAHARYTARTPGFAVAAVARSRAEAVRALERARTAGAPVDLVLLDLYLPDGHGLQLCAALRAAGHGADVIAVTSARDLAMVRQAVSAGVVQYLLKPFGAAALGDRLRQYARYRANLDRPGQALGQDEVDRALALLRGSDRSSLPKGLSADTLDTVAAALRAAPDGLSAGAAGEATGVSRITARRYLEHLVATGHATREPRYGQVGRPELGYRWSGG
- a CDS encoding class I SAM-dependent methyltransferase, yielding MDTSPLPPSAAHTRELAGTRAFFAERAARWDSTYPDDSPRYAAAIADTGLAPGQFVVDAGCGTGRALPLLRAAVGPDGTVLGVDLTPEMLDRARAHRADAALLLADCTRLPLPDAVADLVFGAGLISHLPGPAAGLRELARVTRPGGRLALFHALGRAALAARKGRPLTPDDLRAREHLFPLLAANGWAPLSYTDEPTRYLVLAERA